The DNA segment CAAAGAAAACACTTTTAATGCAGATAAAAAAACAAGACTTGTATTAACTGATGAATATGAGACTAACAGTTATGATATGCATAAACCTTATTATAATGTTTTTGCAGGGTACCCCTCAGCAGGATATAACCCCGATGATGGTTTAAAACTAGGTGCACAACTTAACTATACTATAAACAATTTTAATAGAAGACCCTACTCACAAAAACACTCATTTCAGGCAGATTACTTTTTTGCAACTACCGGTTTTGAGTTACAGTATAAAGGAGTATTTGTAAACGTTGCTAGTGAATGGAACATTGGGCTTGACGCGAGGTTTACTAGCCCAACCTATAGTATTAACTATTTTGGGTACGGTAATGAAGTATCTAATAATGATGATGATCTTGGATTAGATTATAATAGAGTCAAACTGCAAAACTTTAGTGTAGCACCATCAATATTTAAAAATACTAGAAATGGCAGTACCATAGCGTTTCAGTCGGTTTTTGAAACCATAGAAATTGAAGAGTCTAACGGGCGCTTTATAAATGAACCTGGAGTTGTATCTGAAAGTTTATTTGAACACCGACAATATGGAAGTGTAAACGCTAAATACGGTTACGAAAATTATGATCGCCCTTCACTTCCTGCACTAGGCATGGCATTTTCATTATCATTAAACTGGACAGCAAGCCTTGACCAGTTTGAAAGAAACTTTGCCAGAACAGAAGCATTTATAGACTTTGTACACAAAATAACCTCCGATGATCGACTTGTATTTGTTTCGAGAGCAAAAGCAAAAATTTTATTTAACAATAACTTCGAGATATACCAAGCAGCTACTTTAGGTGGTGGTACTGACCTTAGAGGCTATAGACGAGAACGTTATACAGGAAAACAATCGGCATATCATAGCTCTGATTTAAGGCTTACTGTAGGGCAATGGAAAAGCAGTTTTATACCAATGACCTATGGCTTTTTTGGAGGGTATGATTATGGTCGTGTATGGATTGACAATGAAGATTCTGACAAATGGCACCAAAGCGTTGGTGGTGGTTTTTGGTTAAATGGCGTAGATACCATTACTGCAAAAGTGTTTTACTTTCATGGTACTGATGGAGGACGAGTTGCTTTTGGATTACAATTTGGACTTTAAGTCAGATATTTTTAACTTATATAAAAAAGCTTCGTTTTTTTTATGTTTTTCATCAACTATGAGCAAGGTATCATCATCTGTAAAACAAATACCCTCTTTTTGGGAGTAATGATCTATTTTATATTCTTGCATCATGTCTTGACTAAAACCTTTTTCGGCAAACCCCTCTAGTAACCATATCTTATCTCCAGATAATAATACGGCTGTTGTACCGTCAGGACTAACATCTGCTGCGGTTATAGCACATTTCCTGTACACATCACAACTATTAAGAGTAGCGAGTAACTCTGCCTTATGGTTGCCCGCAACATTAGGCACTTTATATATACTAAAGCTACCGTCAAAACGAGCGCTCCTGTTTTTAGTAAAAAGGTAGAAACTACTATTTAGCTCAAAGAAGGCTTCTACATCATAAAAGCGTTTTGATTTTTTCGGAGGAAATTTATCCTGTTCAGGGTAATAAAACGAAATTTTATAGTCTGCAACAGCTTCTTTTTTTTCTAGGTCATTACTGTTAACTTTATAAATAACTAGGTCTTCCCTATCATTATCATTATTACCAAAATCGCCTATATACAGGTTTCCTTCTTTATCAGATGTAATATCTTCCCAGTCTACATTTTCGGCATTTTTTATAGTAATAGCATGTTCTGTTTTACCATCTTTCCCTAATCCGTAAATCTTATTTTTATTCCCACTATCTTCAATAGTCCAAAGCCATTTACTACCTTCTACATATTCTATACCCGAAGTTTCGTCTTTGTCTAGTTCGCCTATTATTTTTATATATTTCCCATTATCTGCAGTGCAAGAAAACAACAAGACAGATAAAAACAATATTAAATTTTTCATGTATGCTTTTAATTAATAACTTCTTATTATTTAAAAGTACAATAAAAAACAAAAACCACCGAATTAATGGTGGTTTTTAAACTACTAAAAAACTAAAAATTTATAGTACAGGCGCATCATACCAATCGGATGATGACGAGCAAGAAGGATAATATCCTTTTGCTGTATGAATTACAACTTTCCATTTAAAACATACTGATGGTAGCTGCGATGGGTTAACTTCTATTGCAGGAATATTAGTAGCGCTTGTTATAACATTTGGCAATGCTATAATGGTAGGACTCCCAATATCACTATTTAAATCTTCACAGTCGTCTATAGGCTGAAGATGAACTTCTACTACATAAGGTTTATTAGGCTTATTTAAGTCAATAGCTTTTAATCCAAAATTAAGAACTTGATTGTTAAGTCCGCCAGACATATCTATACTTAACGTACCTGAAACAAAATTAAAGCAACTGTCGTCTGAATTTTTACCTAACCTCATTTGATAGGATGCTTCAGTATCATTTGCAGTTAATATATTTTGCTCTTCTGTTAGAATTGTATCATCGGTAGAACAAGATACAAAAAATAACATGGTCGCTAAAAGTAGATAAAATTTATTCATTATTATAAATGTTTGATATTGAGACAAATGTAAAACAGCATAATTCAAATAATAAATAAAACCCTAAAAAAACGTTTAAAAGACTTTTATTTTCGATGAAATACAGGAAAGAGAAGATCAATAGTCAATTATATACGTCAAACAATTATATAAATATTCTTAACTCTCTAATTTTAAATGTAAAAATTAGGTTAAACAATAAAAAAACACTAACTTTAGTTAATTCAAAATCAAAAGATTATGGGTGAAATTACTTCTAATAATGGGTTACCATTAAACAGCAATGCAATGCAAAATTATTATGGCGATATAATGCCATATGAAGATCCTGCAATCGTTAATCCAAACGAACTTGCAACCTTTCCGAAACAGATTGTAAAAGATGATGTATATCACAATCGCCATCAACATCATTCATTACACAGTAAAGCAACACCTGTACGGGATGGAAGAAACATAACACGTACTGATAACCATGCTGAAAGCAACGGTTTTATTTAAAAAAAGAAAAACATAATAAAAAGCAGGAGATACTAATTAGTATCTCCTGCTTTTTTGTTTAACAATAGAAATATGTTATAATTTAAACTAAAAATCATATCGTTTTTTGACATTATAATACAAAGCGTAAACTTCGTTTTTAAGTACATTTACTTTTTTAACTACACAAAATGCATTATTTTAAAAAAATCACATTTCTTTTCTTAGCATCTGCTATAGCTATAGCTTGTATTGAAAAAGATAACTCAGAAAAAGAAACCTATGTTGTAAAAGGTCGAATAGAGAAACAAGACGATAAAATCATACTTATCGGTTCAGCCTCATCAGTATCATTTAGCTTTAGCGGAGAGCAATGTATCTTACACTTAGAGGCTCAAGATACTTTTGAACATCACAATTATATTTCATTGGTACTCGATGGCAAATATATTGGTAGACAGCGCATAGAAAACGGAGCAGGAACCTACCCCGTGACTGTAAAAAGTAACGACAACGACAGTCATACACTAACTGTTTATAAAGCTACAGAAGCAGCTAACGGCAATATTATTTTTTCGGGTGCTGATGCCAAACTTATGGCAACCCAAGTAGTCACTAAGAAAAAAATAGAGTTTATAGGCGACTCTATTACCTGTGGTATGGGGAACGATACTGAAGAGATTCCCTGCGATACAGCCGAATGGTATGATCAGCATAACGCTTACTTTGCCTATGGCCCTGTCGCGTCGCGAAAGCTCGATGTTGATTATATGCTGAGTTCTGTTTCGGGTATTGGTATGTACCGTAACTGGAACGATGAACATAAAGATGAGGCAATTATGCCCGATGTATATGAAAACCTATACTTAAACAGAGAAAACACAAAACCTTACGACTTTAGTTTTAACCCTGATGTTACTTGTATAGCGCTGGGTACAAACGATTTTTCTGATGGTGATGGCACAAAACCCCGTTTACCTTTTAATGAAGATAAGTATGTAAACAATTATATCGTATTTGTAAAAATGCTGTACAGCCATAATCCTGATACACAAATAGTATTACTGGACAGCCCAATGGTAAACGGCGAAAAACTGGACACTTTCCGTAAATGCCTTAACCGTGTAAAAGACGCTTTTAAAGATGATAAAGAGTACAAAGCGATTAAAATATTCCATTTTAATTCAGTTACTCCACATGGTTGTGGTTATCACCCAGATATCAATGATCATGCTATTATGGCATCGCAGCTTGTACCTTACCTAAAAAACACTTTGAATGAAGAATAATAGTTTATACCTATTTGCAATAATTACCCTGCTTATAACAGGTAATGCTATGGCAAATATAACCTTGCCCGCTTTTTTTGCAGATAACATGGTATTGCAACGCAATACCACCGTAAAAATATGGGGTTGGGCAAACCCAAAAGAAGAAATTACATTAACAGCAAGCTGGATTAAAGATACCTACACTACTACCGGCAATAATGAAGCCTATTGGGAAATAGAAATACCTACTACCAAGGCCGGAGGTCCTTATACAATCAACATAAAAGGATATAACCAAGTAACATTAAATAATGTAATGCTTGGCGAAGTTTGGTTATGCTCGGGACAATCGAATATGGAGTGGACAGCCAGTGCTGGACTCGACAATGCCGAAGCCGAAATTGCTGCTGCCAATTACCCTAACATACGCCTCTTTACGGTGGGTAAAATGAGTAGTGAATATCCTCAACTTGACGTTAAAGGAAACTGGCAGGTATGTACGCCCGAAACCATGCAATATTTTAGTGCAGTAGGTTACTTTTTTGCTAAAACGCTAAGCGAAGATTTAAAAAATGTACCCATTGGAGTTATCAACTCCAGTTGGGGAGCAACGGCAGCCGAAGTATGGATACCTGCCAATTATATAGCAAATGACCATATATTGGCAGAAGCTGCCACAAAAATACCTCAGGAATCAGAGTGGTGCCCTACTAAACCAGGACGTACCTATAATGCTATGATAGCCCCTCTGGCAGGCTTTAAAATTGCAGGTGTGTTATGGTATCAAGGCGAAACTAACGCAAATTCAGCAGTATATAACAAAACGCTGGGCGGACTAATAGAGTCTTGGCGTACTGCTTGGGCAGATGATTTCTCTTTTTACTATGTGCAAATAGCTCCTTTTAAATATGAAGGTGGCGAATATCAAGGTGTAATTGTGCGCGATGCACAACGCCGTTTACTAAATGAATCTACCAATACTGGAATGGTAGTTATAAGCGACGTAAGTACTAATGAAGACATACACCCTCGCAATAAAAAACCTGTAGGAGAACGCTTGGCTAATTTAGCGTTGAGCAAAAATTATAAAAAAGATAAAGGTATTGTTAGTAGTCCTTTATTCGAAAGTGCTACTGCAAATGGTAAAAAAATAACGGTTCATTTTAAAAATAATGAAGGCTTACATACTAAAAACAAAAAAGTAACACTTTTTGAAGTAGCTGGCGAAGATGGTGTTTTTCATCCTGCAAAAGCTAAACTAAAAGGCGATACTATAATTGTATCTTCTAAAGAAGTAAAAACACCTAAAAAGATACGCTTTGCATGGCATAACGTAGCACAGGCTGACCTTTTCAATAAAGCAGGTTTACCTGCCTCATCTTTTATGGCACAAATAAAATAAACACATGAAACAAACATTTTTATTGTTGGCTATGCTAACCCTAGGTTCGGCACAGGCACAAAAAAACAAACCAATGAATAAAGAACAGGAAATAGAGCAAAAAGTAGATGCGCTCTTAGCTAAAATGACCCTTGAAGAAAAAGTAGGGCAAATGAATCAGTATAATGGCTTTTGGGATGTAACAGGACCATCGCCAAAAGAGGGTAATGCTGCCTTAAAATATGAGCATCTTCGCAAAGGCTGGGTAGGCTCTATGCTTACCGTGCGTGGTGTAAAAGAAGTACGTGCCGTACAAAAAATTGCGGTTGAAGAAACCCGATTGGGCATTCCGCTTATCATTGGTTTTGATGTAATACATGGCTATAAAACATTAAGCCCTATACCCCTTGCCGAAGCTGCAAGCTGGGATATGGGAGCGATACAAAACTCTGCCACCACAGCAGCCTCAGAAGCTGCTGCAAGCGGAATTAACTGGACATTTGGTCCTAATGTAGATATATCTCGTGATGCCCGCTGGGGGCGCGTTATGGAAGGTGCAGGCGAAGACCCATTTTTGGGTAGTAAAGTAGCCGAAGCCCGTGTTAAAGGTTTTCAGGGTAGTAACCGTAGTGATTTAGGCTCTCCTCTTACTATTGCTGCCTGTGCCAAACACTTTGCCGCTTATGGTTTTGCCGAAGCAGGTCGTGATTATAACACTGTAGATATTAGTAATGCCACATTATACAATACTGTAATGCCACCATTTAAAGCAGCTAAAGATGCTGGTGTGCGTACTTTTATGAACGCTTTTAATATACTTAATGGTGTGCCTGCAACAGGCAACAGTTTTTTACAGCGTGACATATTAAAAGGTAAATGGGGTTTTGATGGTTTTGTAATAAGCGACTGGGCATCTATCAGAGAAATGATAGCACACGGCTATGCCGAAGACGGCGCCGAAGCTACACTTAAAGCGGTAAAAGCAGGTTCTGATATGGACATGGAATCGCATCTTTACATTGCCGAATTAGTAAAACTGGTATACGAAGGTAAGGTCGATATTGCTTTAGTAGATGATGCTGTACGCCGCATACTGCGTGTTAAGTATGAGTTAGGATTATTTGACGACCCATACAAATATTGCGACGAGAAGCGTGAAAAAGCCACTATTGGTAGCAAAGCCAATAACGAGTCCGTTTTGGATATGGCTAAAAAATCTATTGTATTACTTAAAAACGAAAATCAATTATTACCACTTAAAAAGAAAGGGCAAAAAATTGCACTTATTGGTGCTTTAGCCGATGATAAAACAAGCCCGTTAGGCAGCTGGAGAATAGCCTCTGATGATAATACCGCAGTATCGGTATTAGAAGGAATGCAACAATACAAAGGTAACGAGCTGGTATATGAAAAAGGTGCTGATTTAACGGTAGGCAAAACTACTTTTCTTGATGAGTTAGTATTTAATACTACAGACAGAAGTGGTTTTGAAGCTGCTAAAAAAGCAGCTAAGGAGGCAGATGTAGTAGTTATGGTACTGGGCGAGCACGGTTTCCAGAGTGGTGAAGGGCGTAGCCGTACTAACCTTGACCTACCGGGATTACAACAAGAACTATTAGAAGAAATATATAAAGTAAATCCAAATGTTGTTTTGGTATTAAACAACGGTCGTCCGTTAGCGCTGCCTTGGGCAGCCGAAAACATCCCTACCATTGTAGAGGCATGGCAATTGGGTACACAAACCGGTAATGCAGTAGCACAAGTACTGTATGGCGATTATAACCCAAGTGGTAAGCTCCCTATGAGTTTTCCGCGTAATGTGGGGCAAGTACCTATCTACTATAACCAACATAGCACAGGACGCCCTATAAATAGTGATAACAATGTATTTTGGTCACATTATAGCGATGTGGAGAAAACACCTCTATTTGCTTTTGGTCATGGGCTTAGTTATACTACTTTTAAGTATGGCATTATACAACTTGATAAGAAAGAATACAGTAAAGGAGAACCTGTAAAAGTAAGCGTTGACATTACCAACACAGGTAACTATGATGGTAAAGAGGTAGTACAACTTTATATAAGAGATATTGCAGCCAGCCTGTCGCGCCCTGTAAAAGAACTGAAAGGCTTTGAAATGGTTTCGCTTAAGAAAGGAGAAACCAAAGCCGTAACCTTTACATTAACCGATAAAGAACTTGGTTTTTATAATAACGAAGGAGAGTATCTTGTAGAGTCAGGTACATTCAAAGTATTTGTAGGGACAAGTTCTAACAACGTACAAGAAACAACTTTTAAATTGAGGTAATTTTTTTCATACATCTATTTTATTTTGAAAAGCATTGGATATTATTATTCAATGCTTTTTTTTATTACTATTATTTTGACAAACCAACAACCTATTAGTTGTCAAATAATTGAAACTATTAACCTCATTGTACTTCGTTTAGAATGACACTTTTTGAGCCAGTCCCTTTTACCTCTACTTATCTCATACAACCAAAGAACTTATGTTATATACAAAAAGAAACCCCGTACGCATTCGTACAGGGTTCCGCCCAAAATTACAAAACTAACTCAACTTAATCTATTTATTCAATTTTCTTAAGTAAGCACGGGTTTTTAAGCCGCTCTCTTTAATATCTTTATCTTTCCAATTCCCAATAGACTTAGCCGATTTTTTGAGTACGCTACACGTCTCATCTTTATCAGATACTGACCATGTTATCCAGCTCAGTCCTCTATCTTCCATCCAGTTTACCCAGTTGTCCCATTCTGCTTCGTCTAGTGGTCCGTCGCCTGTAGCTTCCATACCTGCACTTTCTGATATAAATACAGGTAATCCTTTTGCCAGTGCGGCATCAGTACGGTCGCGAAGGTATTTACCATGGGTAGCTGCATAAAAGTGTACGGTGTACATTAAATTATCAAAACCTATAATAGGGTCTTCGGCAGGCAGGTTAATATCCTGATCCCAATGTGGGCAACCTACTAATATTATATTATTAGGGTCGTTTTTACGAATTACTTTTATTACCTCTTCACTATAGGCTTTTACATCTGCCCAGCTTTCATCGTTAGGTTCATTAAAAACTTCGTAGATAACATTGGGTGTATCGCCGTACTCTTTTGACATTTCATCAAAAAAGGTTTTAGCTTCTTTCAGGTTTATATTATGGCTATGAAAATCGATAATCACATAAATACCACTTTCAATAGCACCATCAACTACAGTTTTTATTTTAGCCTTACTATCTTTAGGACTACTATTATAGCATTTATCATCTGCATCAACACCCATTGCAGCACGCACAACATTTACATTCCAATCATCTTTTAACCATTGTACTGCTTGCTTGTTATAAAATCTTGGCCAGAAATTATGCCATCCAAAACTCATGCCACGCAACATTACATGCTCTCCATTTCTATCTACCAGTTGTGTGCCTTTTACACCTAGTTGCCCATGCTCTTTTACAGGCTGTGCATACCCGATAGCTGTAAGCAATAGTACAGCAAAGGTTATTTTAAAAAGTTGTAACATAATTATTTCTTTTTTGTAAGTCTAAGAGCTACTACATCATGAGAAGCTATTTTGTCTTTAAATGCTTTTTTAGTAGTACTCGCTTTTTTATTTTTCCAAATATTTTTAATAGTATAAGCTATATTACTAAAATCGGCAGTAAGACCGCTTAAATCGTCTTTTATGATATGTTTTGCCCAATCAAAATTTATTTTCTTTTCGGCATCGCTGCGGTTCAGGAACGTTACAGCCCAATCACCATCACTTAAAGGTTTTACCCAAACTTCGATACCATCTTCAGCAGAGTATTTAAAACCTTGTATGCCTAGTTTATCCTGATTAATGGCTATCATATCTTTATTGGTAAGAATACTCAATGTTTCTTCGCTCATGCTTCTGAAATCATTTCCTGCAATAAGCGGAGAAGCCATAAGACTCCACATGGTAAAGTGCGAACGATCTTCGGCAGCAGTCATACCATTACCTACTTCAAGCATATCAAAATCATTCCAATGGTCGGGTCCCGAATACTTGCGGATGCCTTTTCGCATCTCTACAATTTTCATAAAACCCCAAGACGACCAATTTTCTGGATGCTTGTACTCACAATCAAAACAAGGGTATATATCGCCAGATATCCTCCAAAGGTTACCTACAGGCTCAGCCCACTCCCACGGGTCGTTATCTCCCCATTCACAAAGACTAAAAACAATAGGCTTTCCTGCTTTTTTTAATGCATTACTCATTGTAGTATATGCTTCTTTTGCTGTTATACCCTCAGTATTACACCAGTCATATTTAAGAAAATCTATACCTAGTGAAGCATAAAATCGTGCATCTTGATATTCATATCCACGAGTACCAGGATATCCGGCACAGGTTTTTGTACCTGCACAGTTGTATAAGCCAAACTTTAACCCTTTTGAGTGTACATAATCTATAAGCGCTTTCATTCCGTTAGGGAATTTCTCAGGATCAGGTACTAAATTACCATCAATATCTCTTTCGCGGGTCATCCATCCATCATCTAATACTATGTAAGTATACCCTGCATCTTTCATACCAGAGGCTACCATTATATCAGCAGTTTCTTTTACCAATTTTTCATCTATATGTGTTTCAAAAGTATTCCATGAATTCCAGCCCATAGGTGGTGTCATGGCAAGCCCTTCAAACTTTGTTGGTTCTTGTTTATAAACATTACCCTGTGCTAAAACAGCAATTATAGGAATTATGCAAAAAAGAGTACTTATAATTTTTTTCATGTGTACTTGTTACTCAAATTTTATGTAGTTAACAGTAAAAACATTCCCCGAACTAAAAGTCTAGGGAATGTTATACAAAAAACAACTTTATAAAGTTTAAGATTTAAATTTATTATTCGGCTACTGTAAACCCTATATTATCAAAATAGTAGTTATGGGCTTCGCCACTAAATTCTTGGAATGAAATATTTTGCAACGCTTCTGGCATACCGCCTAGTTCTTCCCAAGTAAAAGTGTAGTCTACCCACTCAGTACCTGTTTCAAAAGAAAAGTTATCATCTCCCCAGTTGTTACCATTAAAAATAAGTACTAGTTTACCAGCATCATCAGAACGAACTGAGAAATGAATACCTGAATATTGCGAAATCTGATCATCCCAACCCCAATTTCCTTGTATATTATCCCAGCCTGATATCTCTTTCTTGATAAATGTTGTTCCCTGAGCTGCTTTAGCCAAGTCAGTTATATACTCATGGTTATTCCATTCTTCTATATCCCATGGTGCATAAAAAGCATCATCATAAATTGCTGTTCCTACAGCAGTACCCCATTGTGAATCTCCAGAAATAGTTGTTACTGTTAAATACTTTAAATTCGAATCTGCTGGCATTATAGCAACAATTTCGGTTAAGGTACTAGAAACTATTTGTGCCTCTACTTCTCCAACAGTTACTACAGGATCTAAAAAGTATGATCCGTAAATCGTAATTTCTTCACCTTCGGCAGCATTTACAGGGTTAAAACTTAAAACCTCTGGTGCTGGTGGCGCTACTACAAAATTATATATCGCTGTACCTCCATCTGTAACTACTTTTAGTTCATCAACAGTATCTGCATAAGGTGTATCTCTATCAATAGTTACTAAAATCACTTCATCTGTAACTAGTGTTGGGTTAAAATAAGTATCGGTCTCATTAAAATATATTTTTTGAGTTCCAGTAAAACCTTTACCCCTAACAATGTACATGTTGTTAGCATACCCCTGCCCTACAAGAGAATCGTTTTGAGCAAGACTAACACTCTCTATAACAGGTTGTCCACCCGTTGCTGCATCATCATCACTACATGATGCAAATAATGCTATTGCGAATACCGTAAGTACACCCAATATTGCTTTTAATTTAAATTTTTTCATACTAATTAATTTTTTAAAAATTATTCAAATGTATATGGTACGGGTGGTTCTAGTAATAAAGGATTTTTAGCCACATCATTATCAGGGTATGGTAAGTAAAAATCAGACTCATCAGGCGTAAAATATTCAGCAGTAAACATATTACCTCTGTTTTGTGCCCCCATAATAGCTATTGCTTGTGCTCTTGGTAATCTACCTAAGTCAAACCAATAATCACCTTCAAAGCAAAGCTCACGTCTTCTTTCTGTAAATAACTCATCAAATGTAATATTGGTAACCGCAGCTAATCCTGCTCTTGTTCTTACTGCATTAAATGATGCTAGTGCAGCAGCATCAGATGTACTACCACCTCCTGCCATAATAGCTTCGGCATGAATAAGTAATAAATCTGCATAACGCATTATATAAGTATTATTTTCCATCATTGCCCATGCATCTACACTTCCAGTTTGATCACCATTTACTATACCAATACAGTATTTTTTAATAGCTGCGCCTGCACCTTGCCCACCAATATCTTCAGCAGCTGGTACTGTAAATCCTACAGCCGGAGTAGTTGCACCGTCTAATAATACTTTTATATTAGGGTATTCATCACCTGGAAGCATAATGGTTGATTTTCGTCTTACATCACCTGCTTCATAAAGGTCAAGAACGTCTTGAGAAGGAGCAAACACACCACCATAACTAGCATTAGATGTAGTTACCAAGGCATTACTTATACCAAACTGTGTATTACAGTTATTAGCAGAACCATAGTTACCGTCTGTTATCCATTCTAATGCAAATATTGACTCTTCGTTATCATTATTAGGATAGGTAAATAAATCTCCAAATGATTTGGCAGGAAGTTGATCGCCTCCTAGTAACTTAAATTCGTTACTGTTTATAACCTGCTCTGCCATTTGTCTAGCCTCTGTATATTTTTTCTCATACAGGTACACTTTTGCGAGCATTGCTTTTGCCGATCCTTTAGACACACGCTTATTAGTCGAATAGTTAGCTGTTCTTACTTTATCATACAGTAATTCAGTTGCTTTTTGGTAATCACTTTCTATTAACTGATATATGTCTTCTATCCTATTCTTATTGATTATAGGATTATCAACAAAATCAAGATTGTTTTCTATAATAGGTACATCTCCCCAAAGCCTTACTAAGTAAAAATAGGCTGTAGCTCTCATAAAATAAGCCTCACCAATTGTATTATCTAGTATTTCTGGATCTATATCACCACTAACACGGTCTGAAAGGAAATTGATAATAGAGTTTGCCTGACCTACGTTTGCCCAAAGTGAGCGCCATCCGTTTGCAAGCTCACCATCACTACCATTAATTGAAAAGTTACGCATGGCGTTCACATCACTAGAATTAGTGTACATATTACCCGAACCTACTTCGGCAACGGCATAGAAAAACTTGTTGTTGAACTGAAACCATGTACGAGAATACATACCATTTGTAGCTGACTCTACTTGTGCATTAGAAGTGTAATAATTATCTAAGCTAATCTGATCTTCTGGTGGTCGATCAGTAAAATCTTCGGAGCATGAGGTAAAAACTGT comes from the Flavobacterium arcticum genome and includes:
- a CDS encoding IPT/TIG domain-containing protein; this translates as MKKFKLKAILGVLTVFAIALFASCSDDDAATGGQPVIESVSLAQNDSLVGQGYANNMYIVRGKGFTGTQKIYFNETDTYFNPTLVTDEVILVTIDRDTPYADTVDELKVVTDGGTAIYNFVVAPPAPEVLSFNPVNAAEGEEITIYGSYFLDPVVTVGEVEAQIVSSTLTEIVAIMPADSNLKYLTVTTISGDSQWGTAVGTAIYDDAFYAPWDIEEWNNHEYITDLAKAAQGTTFIKKEISGWDNIQGNWGWDDQISQYSGIHFSVRSDDAGKLVLIFNGNNWGDDNFSFETGTEWVDYTFTWEELGGMPEALQNISFQEFSGEAHNYYFDNIGFTVAE
- a CDS encoding RagB/SusD family nutrient uptake outer membrane protein, producing the protein MKMNKFLYTYKVLTLVLICTVFTSCSEDFTDRPPEDQISLDNYYTSNAQVESATNGMYSRTWFQFNNKFFYAVAEVGSGNMYTNSSDVNAMRNFSINGSDGELANGWRSLWANVGQANSIINFLSDRVSGDIDPEILDNTIGEAYFMRATAYFYLVRLWGDVPIIENNLDFVDNPIINKNRIEDIYQLIESDYQKATELLYDKVRTANYSTNKRVSKGSAKAMLAKVYLYEKKYTEARQMAEQVINSNEFKLLGGDQLPAKSFGDLFTYPNNDNEESIFALEWITDGNYGSANNCNTQFGISNALVTTSNASYGGVFAPSQDVLDLYEAGDVRRKSTIMLPGDEYPNIKVLLDGATTPAVGFTVPAAEDIGGQGAGAAIKKYCIGIVNGDQTGSVDAWAMMENNTYIMRYADLLLIHAEAIMAGGGSTSDAAALASFNAVRTRAGLAAVTNITFDELFTERRRELCFEGDYWFDLGRLPRAQAIAIMGAQNRGNMFTAEYFTPDESDFYLPYPDNDVAKNPLLLEPPVPYTFE